The sequence CAGCAACTGCTGGCTGATGGCCAACCCCAAACCGGTGCCGCCAAAACGCCGCGTGGTTGAACCATCGGCCTGCTCAAACGCTTGAAACAGCCGGGTCTGCTGCTCGACGGTCATGCCAATGCCGGTGTCCTCGACTTCGCAGCGCAGCGTCACCCTGTTGGAGCCCGCTGCATCGCCCCGACCGCGCAGCACCCGCACCGACACCGCCCCCACTTCCGTGAATTTGATCGCATTGCCCATCAGGTTGACGAGCACTTGGCGCAGCCGCACATCGTCCCCGTGCAACGCGGGCGGCAGTTCGGGATCGAGTTGGTACGTCAGTTCCACGCCTTTGGCGTGCGCACGCTCGTCCAAGATTCGGCAAGACTGCGCCAGCCACTCGCGCACCACGAAATCGTGCAGGGACAACCGGAACTTGCCCGCCTCGATCTTGGAAAAATCCAAGATGTCGTTCAACAGGGTCAGCAGGTGTTGGGCGGCGCCATCCAGTTGATCCAACCACTGGCGCTGCTGGGGTGACGAACCCCGGCGAATCAGGTGGCTCAACCCCAGCACCGCATTCATGGGCGTGCGAATTTCATGGCTCATGTTGGCCAAAAACTCGCTCTTGGCCCGTGCTGCCGACTGCGCCACATCGCGTGAGCGCGCCAGCTCCTCGGTGCGCTCGGCCACCAGCTCTTCCAAATGGAAACGGTAGCGGGCCAGCTCGGCATCCATGCGGTGCCGCTCAGACACATCACGCGCCACAGCGGTGAAGCGCCAAGAACCATCCTCCCCTCGGATGCGTGAGATCCCAACCTCCAGCATCAGCAAGTGCCCGTCGCGGTGCCGCCCAGAAACCACACGATCCCGACTCATGCGCCGGGCGCGGTGGTTTTCACGCTCCCCAGCGAAGCAACGCACATACTGATCGTGCGCGGTGGCCGCCCCTTCGGGCAACAGCACCGCCAAGGGCTGCCCCCGAATGTGCGCTGCCCGATACCCAAACAAGTTTTCCGCAGCTTGGTTAAAACCGTCGATCGTGCCGTCTTCGCGCACGGTCACGATGGCGTCTGGCGCCGACTGGATCAACTCGGCCAAGCGCTGCTCGCTGGCTTGGCGCTGCTGAAGCTGCCGCACCAGTTCGGTGGCCATGTTGTTGAAACCCAGCGCGAGCGACTGCAATTCATCCACGGGCATGTTCGGCACGCGGTGCGTCCAGTCCCCCTGAGCGAGCGCATCGGCCGCTTGGCGCAGCGTGGACAGCGGCCTCAGCACCCACCGATCCAGCACCCACGACAGCAACAGCGCCATCATCACCAGCAGCGCAGCGTCGTAGAGGTGATCGACCAAGGCCACCCGTCGGGCCACAGCAAAAGGAAGGGTGGCGTCGTAGGTGATCTGGATGCGACCCGCCTCACTGGAGCGCAACCCGGCACCCGACACCGGCCAAGGAAACGCCTGGGCAATCACCAAAACATGGCGGTCGGCATCTTCACGCCATTGCGCATCGCCTCCTGGTTTCAGCGTGTGCAGCCAGTTCAAGTCGAACCACTCAGGCAGTTGCGACGCAGGCACCAGGCGCTGGCTGAGTTGCGTGGACGTTCGCACCCGATCCTGGGGATCCAGCACCACGGCATGCACCACACGCGGGTCGGCCATGGCGTGTACCAGCAGCTCGTCCAACAGTTTGTCTGAGGCCGGCGCCATGCGTTCAGACAACACACTCAACCGCGCCAACTCATGCTGAGCCTGTTGACGCAGTTCGTGCCACAAATGCTGCTCGGTTCGCCCCAGTGCTTGCCACAGCAGCACGCCCATGCCCACCAAGGCGAACACCAACATTCCCAAGGGAATTTGCCAACGCAAAGACCGGTAGGGTGCTCGCGAAGCCGTCGGAGGTGGCAAAGGGTCTGGCATGGTCACGGCATTACCCATCTTGTTCATGAACAGCGGGCAGGAACGCATCACTGACCCATCCACTCAGTTCTGGGGAAACATTCAGGATGTCGGCCCGCCGCATGGTAGCCACCAACTGGCGGGCCAACGGGTGGATGCGCCCCAACCCAGGCGCCAACCAAGCTCGGTTGGCCCGAACATCGGGCAAGGCGATGTCGGCATAACTGGCCAGAACCGCTTCCGGATTCAGGCCCAATCGCGGTGCAATCTGGGGCGCACAGTGCTCGGGGTGGCGCTGCCACTGCGCCAATGCCCAGAAATGCGCCGACACCGCGTGACCTACGGCAGCAGAATGGCTGGCCAACCATGCGGTGCGAATCGCCAGGGTGTCGATGATGGTGCCGGGCACGTCCGCGCTGGAAAACACTTGCACCGCACCGGTTTGACGCAACTGCGTTCGCACTGGCTCATAGGTTACAAGGGCATCGACTTGGCCGCGTAAAAAAGCGTCTTGGTGAACTTCAATGTTCAACGCCACCATCTGCACGTCTCGGGGGGCCAAGCCTTGACGGGCCAGAAGGCATCCAGCATGAGGGCGCCGGTGGCGCTGGACTCCACGCCGATACGCTTGCCGTGCAAAGCGCCTGGTGCTTGCAATCCGGGCTGCACCAGCACCACGTCCGCCCCGCGTGACTCATTGAGCACCGCCACAACGGTGAGGTCGATACCCCGTGAGCGGGCCAGCAGCACTTCATCGAGTGTCAGCGCGGCCCCTTCGATGGAGCGCACCGCCAACGCCCGCAAACTGGCCGAGGCCGAAGGAAACTCGATCAGGCGCACCTGCTGGGGATCCAACTGGCCACGCTGGCGTGCCAAATACAGCAGCTCATACCCAGGCCACGGATGCGCGCCAATGCGCAGGGGCATGAGCGGATACGGCGCACATCCACCCAAGCCCCACACTCCCGCAGCGCCTGCTGCGGTTGACAGCTGGAGCCATTGCCGGCGGGTGACCGGCTTCACGAAAAACGAGCGGCTAGATGGCGACATGTTCAAACGCCTCTTCAGCCTCGCCGGCCCACCCCGTGGGCGTCCACAACCAAGCTGAAGTGCCGTTTGATTGTGACTTGACCGCCTAAAAAAGACAGACCAAGCTCATGGCAACACTGTCAACAATCTCCCCCTAAAACAGCGGGTTCTGGTGTCAAACCTGCGTGGGGCCCCCAGAGATGAGCAGCAAGCACGGTGCCGCCCGCCCATAACCGGCCTCGCCGACCAAGACGTCCAGCACCAGCGTGGCCAGATCGTCCGCCAGCGGGTCGGCGTGTGGGTCTTTGTCGCGGAACAGGGTTTTGACGTAGCCGTGGCAGGCGTCGCAAGTTTCGGCCTGCACGCTGGGGTGGGCGCCTTCCAGGCCCCGGTATTCGACTTCACGCGGGCTGTCACACAGCGAGCAGCGGGCACGCACGGCGTGCCAGCGCGTGGCGCACAGGCTGCACTCCAGGTAACGCAGGCCGGCTTTGCCATCGGCGGTGAGCACCACCCCGGCATGGGCCACGCTGCCGCAGCACGGGCAACGCTGTTCGCCCGGCACGGGGCTTTGCACCGGGTTGACGGGCGTGCCACGCGCCACGGCGGTGAACAGCAGTTGCAGGCTGGCGCCCAACAGCAGATCGGCGCGGTCTTGCGGGCCGCTGGCGTCGGGGTCGGCGTGGGTGTAGGCGAGCAGGCGTTGGGCGCGCTCGCTCAACGCATCCAAGCTCAGGGTGAGGCCCTGTGCCAAGGCGCGGCCTTCGCCCTCAGACAAGGTTTGCACCAGCGCGGCATGGACGACCGGCAGCTCGCTCAAGGCACCGCTGACGGGGCCGAGGGTGCCATCCAGGTGCTGTTGCGCGTCACAAAGCTGGGCCACGGCGCGCAGCCAAGCGCCCATCGGATGCGTGGCGGCCAAGTGGCGCAGACGCGCCGCACGCTCGCCAAACAGCCCGGCACGCGGCGGCAGCCAAGTGGGCGGCGCCACGGTGGAGGGCAGGACAAAGTTCGCGGGTGCGCTCATGGGGAAAACCGTTCGGAAACGTTCAACATTCGTCAATTAGAAGGCTGCGCCAACACCAGCCGTTCGGCTTGGGTGTAGGCGCTCCACTGGCCGGGGCGGGCAAAACCGATGAGCAGCACGCCCGCCGCTTCGGCTTGGCGCACGGCCAGCGCCGTCGGCGCGGACACGGCCACCAGCGTGTGCCCGCCCGCGCACGCCACCTTTTGCACCATCTCGTAAGAAGCGCGGCTGGTGACGAGCACAAAGCCTTCGCGCAGCGACGTGCCCGCCCGCGCCAGGGCGCCGATGAGTTTGTCCAGCGCGTTGTGACGGCCCACGTCTTCACGCAGGCAAAGGATGTCCCCAGCCGGCGACACCCACGCTGCTCCGTGCGCCGCCCCGGTTTGCTGGTGCAAGGTTTGATGCGGGCGAAGCTGGTGCAGCGCGGCATCCAGCGCCAGCGGGGTCGGCGCGGGCAGCAGCGGAGCTGGCACGCTGCCGGCTGGAATGCGGTGTACGGCGGAGAGGCTGTCCACCCCGCACAGCCCGCAGCCGGTGCGCCCGGCCAGGTTGCGCCGACGCTCCTTCAGGGCGACGAAGCGTTGCGTGGCAATCGTCATTTCTACGCTCAGGCCGTCGCAACTGGGGGACACGTCCAGGTCGTAGAGCTGCGCCGGGTGGGTGAGGATGCCTTCGCTCAAAGCGAAGCCCAGTGCCAGATCGGCCAAATCCACCGGGCTGGCCAGCATCACAGCATGCGACACGCCGTTGAACACCAGCGCCACCGGCACTTCCTCGATCACCGCATCCTGCACCGCCAGCAGGCCGCCCGCCGTGCTGTGGCGCAGCACGGGCAGGCGTTGGGTGGCGGGCAGGCCGTCATCGGCGCAGAGGTCGGGCTCGGTGGTGGGTTGGGGGAACAGGGCTGGAGTCATGGGTTGAGTTTGGGGTGTGAGGGCGGTGTTTCCCTCTCCCCAACCCCTCTCCCACAAGGGGAGAGGGGCTTTAGGGTGGCCGTCGGTGTGAGCGTTGACTGTTGCAAGCCGATCTCCCTCTCCCCTCGTGGGAGAGGGCCGGGGAGAGGGGGCACGCAACACCAACGCTCACTTGCCCGTCACTTGGCGATACCACGCCCGGTGGTGCTGTTTGGCCCAAGCGCGGGTCACCGTGCCGTACCACATGGCGCGGATGGTGCCCTTCACCCAGATCGCCGCGTACACATGCACCATGATCAAACCGATCATGGTCACGCCCGCTGCGGCATGAACCACCGCCGCCAAGCGCACGATCGTCACGTCAAAGTGAAACCATGCGCGCCACAGCGGAACGCCCGACAGCGTCATCAACAGCATGCACACTGCCAAGCCCCAGAACATCATCTTCTGGCCGCCGTTGTACTTGCCTTGCTCGGGCATGTCGTGGTCGTTGCCGTCCACCATTTTGTGGGCGTTTTTCAGCCATTCCTTGTCCACGGGCGTGAGCGTGTTCAGGTGCTTGAAGCGCATGAAGATGATGAAGAACGCACCCGCCATTAGCACGCCGATGTAAGGATGCAGGATGCGCGCCCACACCGGCCCGCCCAAAAACGTGCTGAGCGGAAAGAACGCCGGGTGGAAGAACGCCAGCCCCGAAATGGCCAGCAGGATGAAACTCATGCCCACCGTCCAGTGGTTGAGGCGCTCGCTGGCGGTGTAGCGCTTGAGGTCTTTCGGGTCGCGGATCATGCTCGCTGCTCCTTCTTGCCGTTCTTGCCTGTCTGGGCGGATGCCTCGGCGCGGTCTTCGTCCTCGATCTCTTTTTCCACGTCCTTCGAGACCTCATTCGGCCCCTTGCTGATGTAGTGGAACAAACTGCCCACGGCCAGCGCGCCCAGGCCCAGCATCGCCAACGGCTTGGTGATGCCCTTCCACACCGACACCATCGGGCTGATGCCAGGGTCTTTGGGCAGGCCGCTGTAGAGCTGCGGCTTGTCCGCGTGGTGCAGCACGTACATCACATGCGTGCCGCCCACGCCTTGCGGGTCGTACAAACCGGCTTGGGCGTAGCCCCGGCTCTTCAGGTCTTCGATGCGCGTGGCGGCGACTTCCTTCATGTCCTCCTTGGAGCCGAAGGTGATGGCGCCGGTCGGGCAGGTTTTCACGCAAGCCGGTTCCTGGCCCACGGCGACACGATCCGAGCACAGGCTGCACTTGTAGGCCTTGCTGTCTTGCTTGGAGATGCGCGGCACGTTGAACGGGCAGCCGGTGACGCAGTAACCGCAGCCGATGCAGTTTTCTTCGTGGAAGTCCACAATGCCGTTCTTGTACTGAATGATCGCGCCCGGCGACGGGCAAGCCTTCAAGCAACCGGGGTCGGCGCAGTGCATGCAGCCGTCCTTGCGGATCAGCCATTCGAGTTTGCCGGCCTCGTCTTCCACTTCGGCGAAGCGCATCACCGTCCAGGCTTGGGCGGAGAGGTCGGTCGGGTTGTCATACACACCGATGTTGGAACCCACGTCCTCGCGGATGTCGTTCCACTCCGAGCAGGCCACCTGGCAGGCTTTGCAGCCGATGCAGGTGGTCACGTCGATGAGTTTGGCCACTTCGGTGGTGGTGCGGGCCTGCGGCGTCGGCGTGGTGGTGGCCGAGCGGCGCAGGATGTCCAAAGATTGCAATGCCATGGCGATGTGACTCCTCGTCAGGCTTTTTCGAGGTTGACCAAGAAGGCCTTGTACTCAGGCGTCTGCGTGTTGCAGTCGCCCACGGCGGGGGGCAGGTTGTTGGTGAGGTGGCCCTTCTTGGCCACGCCTTCCCAACCCCAGTGCAGCGGAATGCCGATTTGGTGAACGGTTTGGTTGTTCACCGTCAGCGGTTTCACGCGCTTGGTCACCACGGCCTTGGCCTTGATGAAACCGCGCTTGGAGCTGACCTTCACCCAATCGCCCTGCACCACGCCCTTTTCCTTGGCCAACTGTTCGCTGATTTCCACGAACTGCTCTGGCTGGGCAATCGCGTTCAGCTTGACCGACTTCGTCCAGAACTGGAAATGCTCCGTCAGCCGGTAGGTGGTGCCCACGTAGGGGAACTCTTTGTGCGTGCCCAGGCGCGCCTTGTCACCCTTGAAGATGCGCACTGCCGGGCTGCTCACCACCTTGGGGTGCAGCGGGTTGGTGCCGATGGGGCTTTCCATCGGCTCGTAGTGCTCGGGGAACGGGCCATCGACCAGCTTGTCCACGCAGAACAGCCGGCCCACACCCTCCGGGTTCATGATGAAGGGGTTCATGCCGGTGTCGGGCGCGGCATCGGCCTTGAAGTCGGGCACGTCGATGCCGGCCCACTTCTCGCCGTTCCAAGCGATGAGCTTGCGGCTCGCGTCCCACGGCTTGCCCGCTGGCGTACACGAGGCGCGGTTGTAAAGAATGCGCCGGTTCGCCGGCCAGCTCCAGGCCCAGCCGGGGGTGTTGCCCAGGCCCACGTCGGTGCTGTCGCGCCGGGCCATTTGGTTGCCGGCTTGCGTCCAACTGCCCGAGAAAATCCAGCAGGCGCACATCGTGCTGCCATCGTCTTGCAGCGTGGCAAAGCCGGGCAGTTGCTCGCCCTTTTTCGCCAGGAACTTGGTGCTGTCCTTCGGGTCGGGGATGTCCGCCAGCGCACGGCCATTGAGTTCCTTGGCCAGTTCTTCGGGCGTCGGGTTCTTCGGGTCGCGGTACGGCCACGCCAGGTTGAGGATGGGCTCGGCGCCCTTGGCCGTGCCTTTTTCGGCGTCCTTCTTGTACAGCTCGCGCAGGGCGTGGAACAGCTCGGCGATGATTTCTTGGTCGCCCTTGGCTTCGCCGGGAGGCTCGGCGCCCTTCCAGTGCCACTGCAACCAGCGTGCGGAGCTGACGATGGCGCCGTCTTCCTCCGCAAAACAGGTCGAAGGCAGGCGGAAGACTTCCGTGTCGATCTTGGCCGTGTCCACCGGGTTGGACTCGCCTTCATTGCGCCAGAAGCTCGACGTTTCGGTGGCAATCGGGTCGATGATCACCATGTACTTCAGCTTGGCGAAGGCTTCGCGCACCTTGTTGGCATCGGGGAACGAGGCCAGCGGGTTGAAGCCCTGCACCACGAAGCCGTTGATCTTGCCCTGGTGCATCAGCTCGACGATGTGCAGCACGTCGTAGAGCTTGTCCCACTTGGGCAGCCAGTCGTAGCCCCAGTGGTTGTTCTTGGTGGCCTTGTCGCCCCAGAACCACTTCATCAGGCTGACGAAGAACTTGGGCGTGTTGCCCCAGTAGTTGAACTGGCCATCGGCCAGCGGCTTGGGTGTGGTTTTGGCGATGTAGTCGGCGTAGGTCGGGTGCGCGGCCTCGTTGGGCAGCGTCAAATAACCCGGCAGCGCGGTGGACAGCAGCCCCAAATCCGACAAACCCTGGATGTTCGAGTGCCCGCGCAGTGCGTTCACGCCGCCGCCCGGCATGCCGATGTTGCCCAGCAAGAGCTGGATCATCGCCATGGTGCGGATGTTTTGCGCGCCCACCGTGTGCTGCGTCCAGCCCAGCGCATACAGGATGGTGCCAACCTTGCCCGGCACCGCCGTCTCGCCCAGCAGCTCGCAGACCTTGAGGAAACCTTCTTTGGGCGTGCCCGTGAGGTTGGCCACCACGTCCGGCGTGTAGCGGGCGTAGTGGGCTTTCATCAGGTTCCAGACGCAGCGCGGGTGCTCCAGCGTCGGGTCGGTTTTGATGTTGCCCTTGCCGTCCAGCTCGTAGCTCCAGCTTGCGCGGTCGTACTTGCCTTTGTCGGCGTCGTAGCCGCTGAACAAGCCTTCCTCAAAGCTGAAACCTTCGTTGATGATCGCGCTGGCGTTGGTGTACGCCTTGACGTAGTCCCACTGGATTTTGTCGTTGGCCACCAGCCAGTTGATGACGCCGCCCAGGAAGGGGATGTCTGCCCCGGCGCGGATGGGCAAATACATGTCCGCCACCGCCGCCGTGCGGTTGAAGCGCGGATCGACCACCACCAACTTGGCGCCGCGCTGCTTCTTGGCCTCGATCGCCCAGCGGAAACCGACCGGGTGCGCTTCCGCCGCGTTGCCGCCCATCACCAGGATGAAGTCGGCGTTCTTGATGTCCACCCAGGAGTTGGTCATCGCGCCGCGCCCGAAGGTCGAGGCCAGTGCCGACACCGTCGGGCCGTGGCACACGCGGGCCTGCGCATCGGTGGCGATGATGCCCAGCGAGCGCATGAACTTCTGCGTGATGATCCCGGTTTCGTTCGACGAAGCCGAAGCCGTCAGCATCGCCGTGGTGAGCCAGCGGTTCACCGGCACGCCGGCGTCGTTCTTCTCGACGAAGTGGGCGTCGCGGTCGGTCTTCATGTGGTGCGCGATGCGCTCCACCGCCTCATGCCAGGAAATACGCTTCCACTCGTTCGAGCCCTTTTCGCGCACTTCGGGGTACTTCAGGCGACCGGGGCTGTGGATGAAGTCCAGCAAACCCGCGCCCTTGGGGCACAGCGCACCTCGGCTCACCGGATGATCCGGGTCGCCCTCGATGTGGATGATTTCGGCCTTGGCGTTCTTGGCGCCGTCGCCCAAGCTGTACATCAGTAGGCCGCAACCCACCGAGCAATAGGTGCAGGTGTTGCGCACTTCCTTGGCGCGGGTCAGTTTGTACTGACGCACCTCCGCGTGGGCCATTTGCGGCGCCACGCCCAGCAAAGCCATGCTGGTGCCGCCGATGCCTGCGGCGCTGATCTTGAAAAACTGCCGCCGGCTGACCTGGGCAGGCTCCGCGCTGCGGGGGGTGTGGGTGGGGGAAGCCATCTCCGGTGCATCCTTGTTGTAGGAGAACGTAGCGCACCGTCTAGCAGACCCTGTGCCATTCAGGGTCTTTCGTATTTCATGAGTAGAATCAATGACTTATATCGTAATAAAGTTCAGTTTATAACGGGTCATTTCGACCCATGTGGCCCAGCCGCCGCCCATCCAGCGAGACATTCTGTCCACCATGACCCGACCCGACTGCGCCGCCCCCCCGTTCAGCGACTGGCAAGGCACCCACCTGTTGGTGGTGGACGATGAGCCCGGCATGGTCAGCTTCCTGCAACGCGCCATGAGTGACCGGGGGGCGCGGGTGGACACCGCCGGCAGCGTCGAACAAGCGGTGCCGCTGGCCGCGCAGCGCCACCACGACCTGATCTTGCTGGACATCGCCCTGCCGGGCCGCTCCGGCATCGAGTGGCTGCACGAGCTGCGCGAGCAAGGCCACACCGGCGAAGTCATCCTCATGACCGCCTATGCCGACTTGGACACCGCCATCGACGCCCTGCGCGCCGGCGCCTCCGATTTCCTGCTCAAACCGTTCTCGCTCGCCCAAGTGCTGAACGCGGTGCAGCGTTGCTTGGACCGCTCACGCTTGCTGCGCGAAAACTACCTGCTGCGCCGCCAAGTGCCGGGGCTGGCGGCGGAGGCGGTGGGTTACGTCGGTGAATCGGCGGCGATCCAGCAGTTGCAAACGCTGCTGCGCCGCATCGCGCCCTTGCCTTCGACGGTGCTGCTGTTGGGCGAGTCTGGCACCGGCAAGGAACTGGCCGCCCGCGCCCTGCACCGCCTCAGCCCACGCGGGCGCGGGCCGTTTGTAGGTCGGGCACCTCCATGTGATAGCAAAGGGCCTCAGCCCACGCGGGCGCGGGCCGTTTGTGCCGCTGAACTGCGCCGCCATCGCCCCCGAGTTGATCGAAAGCGAACTGTTCGGCCATGTGCGCGGCGCGTACACCGGCGCCACCAGCGCCCGCGAAGGGCTGTTTCTCTACGCCCGTGGCGGCACGCTGTTTTTGGACGAAATCGCCGAAATGCCGCTGGCCCTGCAAGCGCGGCTGCTGCGCGTACTGGAAGAACGCCGCATTCGCCCGGTGGGCAGCGAGCAGGAGCAGGAAGTCGATGTGCGCGTGGTGGCGGCCACCAACCGTTCGCTGGAAGAAGAAGTGGCCGCCGGGCGCTTCCGGCCCGATCTGTACCACCGGCTGCGCGTGGTGGAGTGCCGCCTGCCGCCACTGCGCGAACGCCCGGAAGACGTGCCGATGTTGATTCACCACTATGTGCGCGAGCTGGCGCAGCAACTGGGTTTGCCGCCCATCGAGATCAACACCGCCTGCCTGCACCGCTTGCAAGCCTACGACTGGCCCGGCAACGTGCGTGAGCTGAAAAACCTGGTGGAGCGCTCGCTCATCATGGGCTACCTCTGCCACGACGGTTGCGCCACCACCATGCCCCCTGCCGCCCCCACTCCGCCCAGCAGCGACACCCACGAACCTCTCGACCAAGTGGAAAAGCGCCATTGCCTGCATGTGCTGGGCGTGTGCGGGGGCAACAAGTCGGAGGCGGCGCGCCGCTTGGGCATTTCGCGCAAAACGCTGGAGCGCAAGTGCCTGGCCTGGGGCGTGCAGTGACGGCCTGGCGCACCGGCTGGGAGCGCCTCGAACAACGCTGGCCGCTGCTGCGCTGGGCGTCGATTCGGCGCCAACTGTTGATGCTGGGGGTGTTGCCGGTGCTGATCGCCGGGCCGCTGCTGGTGCTGGTGCTCTACCTCAGCGCCACGACTTACGACCGCCTGCTGATCCAAAAAGTCCGCGCCGACCTGGCCACCGCCGCCAACTACTTCGAGCGCGTGATGGACGTGACCGGGCGCAGCGTCAGCGCCTTGGCCGATTCGGCGGCCCTGGTGCGCCAGTTGCCCCACCCGACAGCCCCTGAAGCCCTGGGCGAGTTGCTGCAACGCCATCAACACCAGCATCGGCTGGACTTTGTCTGCCTGCTGACCCCTGACGGTCAGGTGCTGCGCTGCACCGATCCACAGGCCCAGGTGCAGAGCTACGGTGCTTGGGCCGTGGTGCATGCCGCCAGCGCGGGCGGCTCGCGCACAGAGCTGGACGTGTTCAGCGCAGCGCAACTGGCCGCCCTTTCACCGGCGTTGGCGCACACCGCCCGCATCCCGCTGCAACCCACGGCCAATGCGGTGCCCGATGCCCGCGCCGAAGAAGCACGCGGCCTGCTGGTTCACAGCGCCGCGCCGGTG is a genomic window of Vitreoscilla filiformis containing:
- a CDS encoding formate dehydrogenase accessory protein FdhE, with protein sequence MSAPANFVLPSTVAPPTWLPPRAGLFGERAARLRHLAATHPMGAWLRAVAQLCDAQQHLDGTLGPVSGALSELPVVHAALVQTLSEGEGRALAQGLTLSLDALSERAQRLLAYTHADPDASGPQDRADLLLGASLQLLFTAVARGTPVNPVQSPVPGEQRCPCCGSVAHAGVVLTADGKAGLRYLECSLCATRWHAVRARCSLCDSPREVEYRGLEGAHPSVQAETCDACHGYVKTLFRDKDPHADPLADDLATLVLDVLVGEAGYGRAAPCLLLISGGPTQV
- a CDS encoding ABC transporter substrate-binding protein — its product is MVALNIEVHQDAFLRGQVDALVTYEPVRTQLRQTGAVQVFSSADVPGTIIDTLAIRTAWLASHSAAVGHAVSAHFWALAQWQRHPEHCAPQIAPRLGLNPEAVLASYADIALPDVRANRAWLAPGLGRIHPLARQLVATMRRADILNVSPELSGWVSDAFLPAVHEQDG
- the fdxH gene encoding formate dehydrogenase subunit beta, whose translation is MALQSLDILRRSATTTPTPQARTTTEVAKLIDVTTCIGCKACQVACSEWNDIREDVGSNIGVYDNPTDLSAQAWTVMRFAEVEDEAGKLEWLIRKDGCMHCADPGCLKACPSPGAIIQYKNGIVDFHEENCIGCGYCVTGCPFNVPRISKQDSKAYKCSLCSDRVAVGQEPACVKTCPTGAITFGSKEDMKEVAATRIEDLKSRGYAQAGLYDPQGVGGTHVMYVLHHADKPQLYSGLPKDPGISPMVSVWKGITKPLAMLGLGALAVGSLFHYISKGPNEVSKDVEKEIEDEDRAEASAQTGKNGKKEQRA
- a CDS encoding hybrid sensor histidine kinase/response regulator, whose translation is MLVFALVGMGVLLWQALGRTEQHLWHELRQQAQHELARLSVLSERMAPASDKLLDELLVHAMADPRVVHAVVLDPQDRVRTSTQLSQRLVPASQLPEWFDLNWLHTLKPGGDAQWREDADRHVLVIAQAFPWPVSGAGLRSSEAGRIQITYDATLPFAVARRVALVDHLYDAALLVMMALLLSWVLDRWVLRPLSTLRQAADALAQGDWTHRVPNMPVDELQSLALGFNNMATELVRQLQQRQASEQRLAELIQSAPDAIVTVREDGTIDGFNQAAENLFGYRAAHIRGQPLAVLLPEGAATAHDQYVRCFAGERENHRARRMSRDRVVSGRHRDGHLLMLEVGISRIRGEDGSWRFTAVARDVSERHRMDAELARYRFHLEELVAERTEELARSRDVAQSAARAKSEFLANMSHEIRTPMNAVLGLSHLIRRGSSPQQRQWLDQLDGAAQHLLTLLNDILDFSKIEAGKFRLSLHDFVVREWLAQSCRILDERAHAKGVELTYQLDPELPPALHGDDVRLRQVLVNLMGNAIKFTEVGAVSVRVLRGRGDAAGSNRVTLRCEVEDTGIGMTVEQQTRLFQAFEQADGSTTRRFGGTGLGLAISQQLLRLMGGVLQVRSTPGQGSCFWFEVSLALAQAEAVREGVRPVLVPPFPQEAPDAPPPPPPPWAQGRRVLLVEDNPLNQEINAQLLGLLGLAVEVADDGQQAVACLQASSAFDVVLMDVQMPRMDGLEATRRIRQLPAHRHTPIIALTANAFTEDRQHCLEAGMDDFLAKPVDPDALAQALQRQLTREHPAELARV
- a CDS encoding formate dehydrogenase subunit gamma, giving the protein MIRDPKDLKRYTASERLNHWTVGMSFILLAISGLAFFHPAFFPLSTFLGGPVWARILHPYIGVLMAGAFFIIFMRFKHLNTLTPVDKEWLKNAHKMVDGNDHDMPEQGKYNGGQKMMFWGLAVCMLLMTLSGVPLWRAWFHFDVTIVRLAAVVHAAAGVTMIGLIMVHVYAAIWVKGTIRAMWYGTVTRAWAKQHHRAWYRQVTGK
- a CDS encoding type 2 periplasmic-binding domain-containing protein — its product is MPLRIGAHPWPGYELLYLARQRGQLDPQQVRLIEFPSASASLRALAVRSIEGAALTLDEVLLARSRGIDLTVVAVLNESRGADVVLVQPGLQAPGALHGKRIGVESSATGALMLDAFWPVKAWPPETCRWWR
- the fdnG gene encoding formate dehydrogenase-N subunit alpha produces the protein MASPTHTPRSAEPAQVSRRQFFKISAAGIGGTSMALLGVAPQMAHAEVRQYKLTRAKEVRNTCTYCSVGCGLLMYSLGDGAKNAKAEIIHIEGDPDHPVSRGALCPKGAGLLDFIHSPGRLKYPEVREKGSNEWKRISWHEAVERIAHHMKTDRDAHFVEKNDAGVPVNRWLTTAMLTASASSNETGIITQKFMRSLGIIATDAQARVCHGPTVSALASTFGRGAMTNSWVDIKNADFILVMGGNAAEAHPVGFRWAIEAKKQRGAKLVVVDPRFNRTAAVADMYLPIRAGADIPFLGGVINWLVANDKIQWDYVKAYTNASAIINEGFSFEEGLFSGYDADKGKYDRASWSYELDGKGNIKTDPTLEHPRCVWNLMKAHYARYTPDVVANLTGTPKEGFLKVCELLGETAVPGKVGTILYALGWTQHTVGAQNIRTMAMIQLLLGNIGMPGGGVNALRGHSNIQGLSDLGLLSTALPGYLTLPNEAAHPTYADYIAKTTPKPLADGQFNYWGNTPKFFVSLMKWFWGDKATKNNHWGYDWLPKWDKLYDVLHIVELMHQGKINGFVVQGFNPLASFPDANKVREAFAKLKYMVIIDPIATETSSFWRNEGESNPVDTAKIDTEVFRLPSTCFAEEDGAIVSSARWLQWHWKGAEPPGEAKGDQEIIAELFHALRELYKKDAEKGTAKGAEPILNLAWPYRDPKNPTPEELAKELNGRALADIPDPKDSTKFLAKKGEQLPGFATLQDDGSTMCACWIFSGSWTQAGNQMARRDSTDVGLGNTPGWAWSWPANRRILYNRASCTPAGKPWDASRKLIAWNGEKWAGIDVPDFKADAAPDTGMNPFIMNPEGVGRLFCVDKLVDGPFPEHYEPMESPIGTNPLHPKVVSSPAVRIFKGDKARLGTHKEFPYVGTTYRLTEHFQFWTKSVKLNAIAQPEQFVEISEQLAKEKGVVQGDWVKVSSKRGFIKAKAVVTKRVKPLTVNNQTVHQIGIPLHWGWEGVAKKGHLTNNLPPAVGDCNTQTPEYKAFLVNLEKA
- the fdhD gene encoding formate dehydrogenase accessory sulfurtransferase FdhD; translated protein: MTPALFPQPTTEPDLCADDGLPATQRLPVLRHSTAGGLLAVQDAVIEEVPVALVFNGVSHAVMLASPVDLADLALGFALSEGILTHPAQLYDLDVSPSCDGLSVEMTIATQRFVALKERRRNLAGRTGCGLCGVDSLSAVHRIPAGSVPAPLLPAPTPLALDAALHQLRPHQTLHQQTGAAHGAAWVSPAGDILCLREDVGRHNALDKLIGALARAGTSLREGFVLVTSRASYEMVQKVACAGGHTLVAVSAPTALAVRQAEAAGVLLIGFARPGQWSAYTQAERLVLAQPSN